Proteins from a genomic interval of Croceicoccus naphthovorans:
- a CDS encoding M23 family metallopeptidase yields MTTHEQAPVRAKHSFWRDARIVLVTAGVTSLAWALGGVIMMSDVRKTSPSTSAIADTSAETAAAPDAGLTTVALPVEDPGPGAGIAAVGGLRIPVRGVASAELVDSFDDVRAKGRHEAIDIMAPEGTPVVAMAPGRVEKLFVSEAGGNTVYIRSFDGTRMSYYAHLRGYAPGLSEGQTVRAGQTLGTVGSSGNADAEAPHLHFAVMRMTPDEAWWRGTPINPYPLLTGAAAP; encoded by the coding sequence GTGACCACCCATGAGCAAGCTCCGGTGCGCGCGAAGCACTCGTTCTGGCGGGATGCTCGCATCGTGCTGGTCACGGCGGGCGTAACCTCGCTTGCTTGGGCGCTGGGCGGGGTGATCATGATGAGCGATGTGCGCAAGACGAGCCCGTCGACTTCGGCCATTGCCGATACGTCAGCAGAAACAGCGGCTGCTCCCGATGCTGGGCTGACGACGGTTGCCTTGCCTGTCGAAGATCCCGGCCCGGGGGCGGGGATTGCTGCTGTCGGCGGCCTGCGCATTCCGGTGCGCGGCGTGGCTTCCGCAGAACTGGTCGATTCGTTCGACGATGTTCGCGCCAAAGGACGGCACGAGGCCATCGACATCATGGCTCCGGAAGGCACACCTGTCGTGGCGATGGCTCCGGGGCGGGTTGAAAAACTGTTCGTGTCCGAAGCTGGCGGCAATACGGTTTATATTCGCAGCTTCGACGGAACCCGGATGTCTTATTACGCTCACCTGCGGGGCTATGCGCCCGGACTGAGCGAGGGCCAAACTGTGCGGGCAGGGCAGACGCTTGGCACCGTCGGATCGTCGGGCAATGCCGATGCAGAGGCTCCGCACCTGCATTTCGCGGTGATGCGGATGACGCCTGACGAAGCGTGGTGGAGGGGAACGCCGATCAATCCCTATCCCTTGCTTACCGGTGCCGCCGCGCCGTAA
- a CDS encoding cupin domain-containing protein has translation MIDADSLIEALHLAPHPEGGWFRETWREPSPDGGRDLATGILFLLKSGEHSYWHRVDASEMWIYNAGAPLVLRTSDDAVTLGSDVMAGQLVQHPIPPHQWQAAETTGDWTLVTCIVAPGFDFAGFELAPPGWQPPSA, from the coding sequence ATGATCGATGCCGATAGCCTGATAGAAGCCCTTCATCTTGCCCCGCATCCTGAGGGCGGGTGGTTTCGCGAAACTTGGCGCGAGCCGAGTCCCGATGGCGGGCGCGATCTGGCGACTGGTATCCTGTTCCTGCTGAAATCTGGCGAGCATTCGTACTGGCATCGGGTCGATGCGTCCGAGATGTGGATTTACAACGCGGGTGCGCCGTTGGTCCTCCGAACGTCGGATGATGCGGTAACGCTGGGCAGCGATGTCATGGCGGGGCAGCTAGTCCAACATCCCATCCCACCGCATCAATGGCAGGCCGCCGAAACCACGGGCGACTGGACGTTGGTGACCTGCATCGTTGCACCCGGCTTCGATTTTGCCGGGTTCGAGCTGGCCCCGCCGGGGTGGCAACCGCCGTCAGCCTGA
- the trxB gene encoding thioredoxin-disulfide reductase, with protein MTTHKTRMLIIGSGPAGLSAAIYGARAGMEPIVVQGLQPGGQLTITTDVENYPGFRDVIQGPWLMQEMQAQAEHVGTRMMWDTITDVDIARGSPFVAKGDSGDEYVGEVLVIATGAQAKWLGVEGEQEWSGKGVSACATCDGFFYRGKKVVVIGGGNTAVEEALYLTNHSDDVTLIHRRDELRSEKILQERLFKNPKISTLWNKTVERFEGEDGKGLTHLILKDTVTGEESRFDTEGAFVAIGHAPSTELFKGKLPMDDSGYLLVEPGTPKTEVPGVFACGDVMDHTYRQAVTAAGTGCMAALDAERFLATLEFAREAAE; from the coding sequence GTGACGACACACAAGACCCGCATGCTCATCATCGGTTCCGGCCCGGCCGGACTTTCCGCCGCGATCTATGGCGCGCGCGCTGGGATGGAGCCGATCGTGGTGCAGGGGCTTCAGCCCGGCGGCCAGCTGACCATTACGACCGATGTTGAGAACTATCCCGGTTTCCGCGACGTGATCCAGGGGCCGTGGCTGATGCAGGAAATGCAGGCGCAGGCCGAGCATGTCGGCACGAGGATGATGTGGGACACGATCACCGACGTTGATATTGCGCGCGGATCGCCGTTCGTGGCCAAGGGCGACAGCGGTGACGAATACGTCGGCGAAGTACTGGTCATCGCCACCGGCGCACAGGCGAAATGGCTGGGCGTAGAGGGTGAGCAGGAATGGTCGGGCAAGGGCGTTTCTGCCTGCGCGACTTGCGACGGGTTTTTCTACCGCGGCAAGAAAGTCGTCGTGATCGGCGGGGGCAATACCGCCGTGGAAGAGGCGCTATACCTAACCAATCACTCCGACGACGTGACCTTGATCCACCGCCGGGACGAGCTTCGCAGCGAGAAGATCCTGCAGGAACGTCTGTTCAAGAATCCCAAGATTTCAACACTTTGGAACAAGACCGTAGAACGGTTCGAGGGTGAAGACGGCAAGGGCCTGACGCACTTGATCCTGAAAGACACCGTGACGGGCGAGGAGAGCCGGTTCGACACCGAAGGCGCGTTCGTGGCCATCGGTCATGCGCCGTCGACCGAGCTGTTCAAGGGCAAGCTGCCGATGGACGACAGCGGTTATCTGCTGGTCGAACCCGGCACGCCGAAGACAGAGGTTCCAGGTGTATTCGCCTGTGGTGACGTGATGGACCACACCTATCGTCAGGCAGTCACGGCTGCCGGCACGGGCTGCATGGCGGCGCTGGATGCGGAACGCTTCCTCGCCACGCTGGAATTTGCGCGCGAAGCGGCGGAGTAA
- a CDS encoding acyl carrier protein — MCDTVPSDTQSTDTVLRAILTDVLALTPERVAAFDADTELFGALPELDSQAVAGLLTEIEDRFDVIVEDEDVDGEMLETFGALCAFIDAKRAE; from the coding sequence ATGTGCGACACAGTACCCTCTGACACCCAGTCGACCGATACGGTCCTGCGCGCGATCCTCACTGACGTTCTGGCCCTGACGCCAGAGCGTGTGGCGGCTTTCGATGCGGATACCGAACTGTTCGGCGCGCTGCCCGAACTCGATTCGCAGGCCGTTGCGGGCTTGTTGACCGAAATCGAGGATCGCTTCGACGTCATCGTCGAGGATGAGGATGTCGACGGTGAGATGCTGGAAACTTTCGGCGCGCTCTGCGCCTTCATCGACGCCAAGCGCGCCGAGTAG
- a CDS encoding acyl-CoA ligase (AMP-forming), exosortase A system-associated, translating into MSAAILPVDPQPIDRLTLRGAPDARALVLKDRVLTYADLEAEIGMLAGWLAQQGFAAGDRVASWSGKGWLTCLLPLAAPRAGLVHVPVNPALKHAQVSHILADSGARLLIANKGRLDGLAAADVPEGCILLDEADRPPAADALPIGPSDHDPNALAAILYTSGSTGRPKGVMLSHANLWLGAEAVAHYLHLTEGDRTLSVLPLAFDYGQNQLLSTWFAGGAVVPIDYLLAREVVKAVARHGITTLAAVPPLWVQLLEQVWPQEAVTPLRRLTNSGGALGEPLVRRLRARFPDADFYAMYGLTEAFRSTYLPPDLIDAHPTSIGGAIPHAEVLVVKDDGDLAGPGEEGELVHAGPLVAQGYWHDADKTAERFRPAPSGSKSGGIAAWSGDRVRYDAEGLLYFVGRRDAMIKSLGQRVSPQEIEEIALATGFVAECVALGLPDPALGQAIHLVVRAPAGTDPDDVSAPLVQALRRELPTYMQPQAIHWRDALPKGATGKLDRVGLARELAGEAA; encoded by the coding sequence ATGAGCGCCGCGATTCTTCCCGTCGACCCGCAACCGATAGACCGGCTGACGCTGCGCGGCGCGCCCGATGCACGGGCGCTCGTTCTAAAAGACAGGGTGCTGACCTACGCCGATCTGGAGGCGGAGATTGGCATGTTGGCAGGATGGCTGGCTCAGCAGGGGTTCGCCGCCGGAGACCGCGTGGCGAGCTGGTCGGGCAAGGGTTGGCTGACCTGCCTGCTGCCGTTGGCTGCGCCGCGTGCGGGGCTGGTCCACGTGCCGGTCAATCCCGCGCTGAAGCACGCGCAGGTGTCGCATATTCTGGCCGACAGCGGTGCGCGGCTGCTGATCGCCAACAAGGGGCGGTTGGACGGGCTGGCTGCGGCGGATGTGCCCGAAGGCTGCATCTTGCTGGATGAAGCGGACCGCCCGCCCGCCGCCGATGCGCTGCCGATAGGGCCGAGCGACCATGATCCGAACGCCTTGGCGGCTATTCTCTATACCAGCGGATCGACCGGACGTCCGAAGGGTGTGATGCTGAGCCATGCGAACCTTTGGCTGGGTGCGGAGGCGGTTGCGCACTACCTGCATCTGACCGAAGGCGACCGAACCCTGTCCGTCCTGCCACTGGCATTCGATTATGGGCAGAACCAGCTGCTTTCGACATGGTTTGCGGGCGGTGCGGTCGTTCCAATCGACTATCTGCTTGCGCGCGAAGTGGTGAAGGCGGTCGCTCGGCATGGGATCACGACCTTGGCTGCCGTGCCGCCCCTATGGGTGCAATTGCTGGAACAGGTCTGGCCGCAAGAGGCTGTGACGCCGCTCCGCCGCCTTACCAACAGTGGCGGCGCTTTGGGCGAGCCGTTGGTCCGTCGCCTTCGCGCCCGTTTTCCCGATGCGGACTTTTATGCGATGTACGGGCTGACCGAAGCCTTTCGGTCTACCTACCTGCCGCCGGACCTGATCGACGCGCATCCGACCTCGATTGGCGGAGCTATCCCCCATGCCGAGGTTCTTGTCGTGAAGGATGACGGCGATCTGGCTGGTCCAGGTGAGGAGGGGGAACTCGTACACGCAGGGCCGCTGGTGGCGCAAGGATACTGGCATGATGCCGACAAGACCGCCGAACGGTTCCGGCCAGCGCCGAGCGGATCGAAATCGGGCGGCATCGCGGCATGGTCCGGCGATCGGGTGCGGTATGACGCCGAAGGATTGCTCTATTTCGTGGGCAGGCGCGATGCGATGATCAAGTCGCTGGGCCAGCGGGTCAGCCCGCAAGAGATCGAGGAGATTGCCCTCGCCACCGGTTTCGTCGCCGAATGCGTGGCGCTTGGCCTGCCCGATCCGGCCCTGGGGCAGGCGATCCACCTTGTCGTCCGCGCGCCCGCAGGAACCGACCCCGACGATGTTTCGGCTCCACTGGTGCAAGCGCTGCGCCGCGAACTGCCGACCTATATGCAACCGCAGGCGATCCACTGGCGCGATGCGCTGCCGAAAGGGGCGACGGGAAAATTGGACCGGGTCGGGCTGGCCCGCGAACTGGCGGGAGAGGCGGCATGA
- a CDS encoding pyridoxal-dependent decarboxylase, exosortase A system-associated, translated as MKAMGPIPAGFGSVAGELVIEGKPASHWVAQAGGTPLFVYDAAMLTARVAQLRRAMPDRLAIHYAMKANPFAPLLAHMAGLVDGFDVASAGELQMAMGAGVAASRISFAGPGKSDAELEAAISASVTLNLESAGELRRALQVADRIGKSPRLAIRVNPDFDLKGSGMKMGGGAKPFGIDAETVPPLVQEIIAAGAEWRGFHIFAGSQALSADSVIETQRETVALAVRLAEAADAPLPHCNIGGGFGIPYFPGDAPLDVDAVGAALGETLAGLSDVYADTQFAIELGRWLVGEAGVYLTRVLDVKQSHGETFVVVDGGLHHQLAASGNFGTVVRRNYPVAVANRMDEAASGAPQSIVGRLCTPIDRLADKVSLPMMQEGDLVAIFCAGAYGASASPAEFLGHGPAHEVLVAG; from the coding sequence ATGAAGGCTATGGGACCGATCCCGGCGGGCTTTGGCTCTGTGGCGGGGGAACTGGTTATAGAGGGCAAGCCCGCATCGCACTGGGTGGCGCAAGCGGGGGGAACGCCGTTGTTCGTTTATGACGCCGCTATGCTGACCGCGCGGGTCGCACAGTTGCGGCGGGCAATGCCGGATCGACTGGCGATCCACTATGCGATGAAGGCCAATCCGTTCGCACCGCTTCTCGCGCACATGGCGGGGCTGGTGGACGGGTTCGATGTCGCCTCGGCGGGCGAGTTGCAGATGGCCATGGGGGCAGGTGTTGCGGCATCGCGGATAAGCTTCGCCGGCCCGGGTAAGAGCGATGCGGAACTGGAAGCCGCGATTTCCGCCAGTGTTACGCTGAACCTCGAATCCGCCGGGGAACTGCGACGGGCGCTGCAAGTGGCGGACCGCATCGGCAAGTCGCCGCGTCTGGCCATTCGTGTGAACCCGGATTTCGACCTGAAAGGGTCGGGCATGAAGATGGGCGGCGGGGCCAAGCCGTTCGGGATCGATGCGGAAACCGTGCCGCCACTCGTGCAAGAGATAATCGCTGCCGGTGCCGAATGGCGCGGATTTCATATCTTTGCGGGCAGTCAGGCGCTTTCCGCCGATTCGGTGATCGAAACGCAGCGCGAAACCGTCGCGCTGGCTGTCAGGCTGGCCGAGGCTGCGGACGCTCCGCTGCCCCATTGCAATATTGGTGGTGGGTTCGGCATTCCCTATTTTCCGGGTGACGCGCCACTGGATGTCGATGCCGTGGGTGCAGCGTTGGGCGAAACGCTTGCGGGCCTGTCCGATGTTTATGCCGATACGCAGTTCGCGATTGAACTGGGCCGTTGGCTGGTGGGTGAGGCGGGCGTGTACCTGACCCGCGTGCTCGACGTGAAGCAAAGCCATGGCGAGACCTTCGTGGTGGTCGACGGCGGCTTGCATCACCAGCTTGCCGCATCGGGCAATTTCGGTACGGTCGTGCGCCGAAACTATCCGGTCGCGGTCGCCAACCGCATGGACGAGGCCGCGTCTGGCGCGCCGCAATCGATTGTCGGAAGGCTATGCACCCCGATCGACCGGCTGGCGGACAAGGTCTCGTTGCCGATGATGCAGGAAGGCGATCTGGTCGCGATCTTCTGCGCCGGTGCTTATGGGGCCAGCGCCAGTCCGGCGGAGTTCCTTGGCCATGGCCCAGCGCACGAGGTACTCGTCGCGGGATGA
- a CDS encoding ATP-binding protein: protein MLTAPTRAERHALLLDIGHRAGAEFSRIVHLHGDECGRSIEHLLRAEGLTFARLATLPPVSWPGSDSVLVIVDEAELVPQVTLAALATLCDSATGAAVQVVLAGSPALIPMLCQPECHAIWREIRMTLMLEKPAPGARFSGPDGLMAGAVRRRDHATYVKNCKAPPHRLH, encoded by the coding sequence GTGCTGACCGCGCCAACGAGGGCGGAGCGTCATGCCTTGTTATTGGACATCGGGCATAGGGCGGGCGCCGAATTTAGCCGGATCGTACACTTGCATGGCGACGAATGCGGTCGCTCTATCGAACACCTGCTTCGGGCAGAGGGGCTCACGTTTGCACGGCTAGCTACCCTGCCACCGGTGTCGTGGCCGGGATCGGACAGCGTTCTGGTGATTGTCGACGAGGCGGAACTGGTTCCGCAAGTGACGCTTGCGGCGCTCGCAACGCTTTGCGATTCTGCGACCGGTGCGGCGGTTCAGGTCGTGCTGGCGGGCAGCCCGGCGCTGATCCCCATGCTTTGCCAACCCGAATGTCACGCGATCTGGCGCGAGATTCGCATGACCTTGATGCTAGAGAAGCCTGCGCCGGGTGCGCGATTTTCAGGACCGGACGGCCTGATGGCAGGCGCGGTGCGGCGGCGGGATCACGCAACCTATGTGAAGAATTGCAAGGCGCCGCCGCACCGGCTGCATTGA
- a CDS encoding pirin family protein, which translates to MIEIRPFDGLGKANLGWLDTSFHFSFSGYHDPDRMNWGRLRVWNDDWIAPKSGFPEHPHRDMEIITYVRKGTISHRDSLGNSGATEAGDVQVMSAGTGIAHAEFNLEDEPTELFQIWIMPDRTGLPPSWGNRAFPKGGRSRQWVTLASGDAEGSGENDPLRINADARILAATLNVGETLAMPLDPARYYYLVPIDGSIDVNGKAAHSRDGIAIRRESALQITAADTVELLMVETA; encoded by the coding sequence ATGATCGAAATCAGGCCCTTCGACGGCTTGGGCAAGGCCAATCTCGGGTGGCTGGACACCAGCTTTCACTTCAGCTTTTCCGGCTATCACGACCCGGATCGCATGAACTGGGGGCGTCTGCGCGTCTGGAACGACGACTGGATCGCGCCGAAAAGCGGCTTTCCCGAACACCCGCACCGCGACATGGAGATCATCACCTATGTCCGCAAGGGAACCATCAGCCACCGCGACAGCCTTGGCAACAGCGGCGCGACCGAGGCAGGCGACGTTCAGGTCATGAGCGCCGGCACGGGAATTGCCCACGCCGAATTCAACTTGGAGGACGAGCCGACCGAGCTGTTCCAGATATGGATAATGCCCGACCGCACCGGCCTGCCGCCGTCATGGGGCAACCGCGCCTTTCCCAAGGGCGGCCGTTCCCGACAGTGGGTAACACTGGCCAGCGGTGACGCTGAAGGCTCCGGCGAAAACGATCCTCTGCGTATCAATGCCGATGCGCGAATTCTGGCCGCCACACTGAATGTCGGTGAAACTCTGGCTATGCCACTCGATCCGGCACGGTATTATTACCTCGTGCCGATCGACGGTTCGATCGACGTGAACGGCAAGGCCGCGCATTCGCGCGACGGTATTGCGATTAGACGGGAAAGCGCGTTGCAGATCACTGCGGCGGATACGGTCGAGCTATTGATGGTCGAAACCGCCTGA
- the zapE gene encoding cell division protein ZapE, with the protein MSGLLARYDALIAAGELRSDADQRLAAEALDALQAQLEVAPAKGGLLKRLFGGEAPAPRGIYMWGGVGRGKSMLMDLFHETLDVSAKRRAHFHEFMLDVHARLRAERKKESGDPVLPVAAQIAAESRVLAFDEMVVNNSADAMIMSRLFTALIAAGVTIVTTSNRAPSDLYKDGLNREHFLPFIALIESRLDVLTLDGPTDYRLERLGGMDVWYVPTGPEATAKVRELFYRLTDYPPEDAEHVTGCELAVGTGRTIFVPKSLKGVAVFSFKRLCAEARGASDYLAIARNYHSVIVVGIPQMGPDMRNEAARFVTLIDALYEHGVKLIATADARPAELYEAGDGRFEFDRTVSRLMEMQSADYLARGHGEQ; encoded by the coding sequence ATGAGCGGGCTGCTCGCCAGATACGATGCGCTGATCGCCGCGGGGGAACTGCGCAGCGATGCCGACCAACGCCTCGCAGCAGAGGCGCTCGATGCCCTGCAGGCGCAACTGGAAGTTGCCCCGGCCAAGGGCGGATTGCTGAAACGCCTGTTCGGCGGCGAGGCCCCTGCCCCGCGCGGCATTTACATGTGGGGCGGTGTCGGGCGCGGCAAATCGATGCTGATGGACCTGTTCCACGAAACGCTGGATGTGTCGGCGAAACGGCGCGCGCATTTCCACGAATTCATGCTCGACGTTCACGCCCGGCTTCGGGCAGAGCGCAAAAAGGAAAGCGGCGATCCCGTCCTGCCGGTCGCCGCACAGATCGCCGCCGAATCGCGCGTGCTGGCCTTCGACGAAATGGTCGTGAACAATTCCGCCGACGCCATGATCATGAGCCGGCTGTTCACCGCCCTGATCGCGGCGGGGGTGACGATCGTGACAACATCGAATCGCGCGCCGTCGGACCTCTACAAGGACGGTTTGAACCGAGAACATTTCCTGCCCTTTATCGCCCTGATCGAAAGTCGCCTCGATGTCCTGACGCTCGACGGACCGACCGATTACCGACTGGAACGTCTGGGCGGGATGGATGTCTGGTACGTCCCCACCGGGCCAGAAGCGACGGCGAAGGTGCGCGAGCTCTTCTATCGCCTGACCGACTATCCGCCCGAAGATGCGGAGCATGTAACCGGCTGCGAACTGGCCGTCGGCACCGGGCGCACGATCTTCGTGCCGAAGAGCCTGAAGGGCGTCGCGGTTTTCTCCTTCAAACGGCTGTGCGCAGAGGCACGCGGCGCGTCCGATTACCTTGCCATTGCGCGCAACTATCACTCGGTCATCGTCGTCGGCATCCCGCAGATGGGGCCCGATATGCGGAACGAGGCGGCCCGCTTCGTCACCCTGATCGACGCTCTGTATGAACACGGCGTAAAACTGATCGCCACCGCCGACGCGCGCCCGGCAGAACTGTACGAGGCTGGCGACGGACGCTTTGAATTCGACCGAACCGTCAGCCGCCTGATGGAAATGCAATCGGCGGATTACCTGGCCCGCGGGCATGGGGAGCAATAG
- a CDS encoding succinate dehydrogenase iron-sulfur subunit, protein MAQFALPKNSRINGKTRTHKAETGGKARNFKVYRYDPDSGENPRYDVFEIDLDACGPMVLDALIKMKNEMDPSLTFRRSCREGICGSCAMNINGRNGLACTTAIEDCGSGEIRITPLPHMDVIKDLVPDFTHFYAQYASIRPWLQTVTPTPSGKERLQSPEDRNKLDGLYECILCACCSTSCPSYWWNSDKFLGPAILLQAYRWLADSRDEMTGERLDELEDPFRLYRCHTIMNCANVCPKGLSPAKAIAEIKKMEAERLV, encoded by the coding sequence ATGGCCCAGTTTGCCCTGCCGAAGAATAGCCGCATCAACGGCAAGACCCGTACGCACAAGGCGGAAACCGGCGGAAAGGCGCGCAACTTCAAGGTCTATCGCTATGACCCGGATAGCGGCGAGAACCCGCGCTACGACGTATTCGAAATCGATCTGGACGCCTGCGGCCCCATGGTGCTCGACGCGCTGATCAAGATGAAGAACGAGATGGACCCGTCCCTGACGTTCCGTCGGTCCTGCCGCGAGGGCATTTGCGGATCCTGCGCGATGAACATCAACGGCCGAAACGGCCTCGCCTGCACCACCGCGATCGAGGATTGCGGTTCGGGCGAGATTCGCATCACGCCGCTGCCGCACATGGACGTGATCAAGGATCTCGTCCCCGATTTCACGCACTTCTACGCACAATACGCGTCGATCCGCCCTTGGCTGCAAACCGTAACCCCGACCCCGTCGGGCAAGGAACGTCTGCAGTCGCCGGAAGATCGCAACAAGCTGGACGGTTTGTACGAGTGCATCCTGTGTGCGTGCTGCTCCACTTCGTGCCCCAGCTACTGGTGGAATTCCGACAAGTTCCTTGGCCCGGCGATCCTGCTTCAGGCCTATCGCTGGCTGGCGGACAGCCGTGATGAAATGACCGGTGAGCGTCTGGACGAGTTGGAAGACCCTTTCCGCCTCTATCGCTGCCACACGATCATGAACTGCGCGAACGTCTGCCCCAAGGGTCTGTCCCCGGCGAAGGCCATCGCCGAAATCAAGAAGATGGAAGCCGAACGCCTCGTCTGA
- a CDS encoding HAD family hydrolase, whose protein sequence is MPARVNMTARGKSRVLRCGITLFRDRLRPNSRTPNRWRPKLGNRLLRQDIAIYDLDGTLLRRATFTPFLLFAARRIAPWRLVLAPVWIVAMAIYKLGAFSRQALKQFGLRLFLANIDDRRLAEVSSEFAATAVPGWIATGAARAMERDRAEGRLIIIATAAMAFYAERIGQLAGIDHVIATRWADFSGVRIDGRNCYGEEKLRRISAYLSEMGIDAENGHVRSYSDSFADAPMLEWSDEAVFVTASARATRRAQGRGWSVADFGKA, encoded by the coding sequence ATGCCTGCCCGCGTCAACATGACCGCGCGCGGCAAGTCAAGGGTGCTGCGCTGCGGCATCACGCTTTTTCGTGATCGCTTGCGCCCGAACAGCCGAACGCCTAACCGCTGGCGACCGAAGCTGGGGAACCGATTGTTGCGGCAGGATATCGCGATTTACGACCTTGATGGCACCTTGCTGCGCCGGGCGACGTTCACGCCCTTCCTGCTGTTCGCGGCGCGTCGCATTGCGCCGTGGCGCTTGGTTCTCGCGCCGGTCTGGATCGTGGCGATGGCGATTTACAAACTGGGCGCATTCTCACGGCAGGCGCTTAAACAGTTCGGGTTGCGACTTTTCCTTGCGAATATCGACGACAGGCGACTGGCGGAGGTTTCCAGCGAATTCGCAGCTACGGCGGTGCCGGGCTGGATCGCGACTGGTGCCGCGCGGGCGATGGAGCGCGACCGGGCCGAAGGGCGACTGATCATAATCGCCACCGCCGCGATGGCTTTCTATGCCGAGAGAATAGGCCAGCTTGCCGGGATAGATCACGTGATCGCAACCCGCTGGGCCGATTTCTCTGGCGTTCGGATCGACGGACGGAATTGTTACGGCGAAGAAAAGTTGCGGCGCATTTCCGCCTACCTGTCGGAAATGGGGATCGATGCCGAAAATGGCCACGTGCGGTCCTATTCCGACAGCTTTGCCGACGCGCCGATGCTCGAATGGTCGGACGAGGCGGTTTTCGTAACCGCATCGGCGCGCGCGACGCGGCGGGCGCAGGGGCGGGGTTGGTCGGTCGCGGATTTCGGCAAGGCCTGA
- a CDS encoding CDP-alcohol phosphatidyltransferase family protein — protein sequence MADCRLVADAGCILSDVTLDWMIANPGIVVKSPIGDAAAVVVDGGSEIDLASLRDDSGCAELGLRRASDADLSAMYNRKLRRQQDGLVLDVDAMPVAAAEWRLFKDVYKGITDIVTRYVWPVPAFWLVRLLSRIGVTPNAVTMTSIVLTFVTAYLFFEGMIGEGLILAWTMTFLDTVDGKLARVTCTSSPFGNKLDHIPDLVHPPVWWGCLAYGLLRDSADHALIVGSAVVIVGSYVVGRLVEVGFKKVYGFNQYMWQPFDQYLRLIIARRNTILAIMTVGLILGQPVAGFVLAAVWSVLTIGIQPIRFIQAWGMARGGSAPTPWIQ from the coding sequence ATGGCGGATTGCCGCCTGGTCGCCGATGCGGGTTGTATTCTGAGCGATGTGACTCTCGACTGGATGATCGCAAATCCCGGCATTGTCGTGAAAAGCCCGATCGGCGATGCTGCCGCCGTCGTGGTGGATGGCGGATCCGAAATCGATCTTGCATCATTGCGCGACGACAGCGGCTGCGCTGAACTCGGTTTGCGCCGGGCGAGCGATGCGGATTTGAGTGCGATGTACAATCGCAAGCTGCGCCGCCAGCAGGACGGGCTGGTGCTGGATGTCGATGCCATGCCGGTCGCGGCGGCGGAATGGCGGCTGTTCAAGGATGTCTACAAGGGCATTACCGATATCGTGACGCGCTATGTCTGGCCGGTGCCGGCTTTCTGGCTGGTCCGTCTGCTATCCCGGATCGGCGTTACGCCCAATGCCGTCACGATGACGAGCATCGTGCTGACCTTCGTCACCGCCTACCTTTTCTTCGAGGGCATGATTGGGGAAGGACTGATCCTCGCCTGGACGATGACGTTCCTCGATACCGTGGATGGCAAGTTGGCGCGCGTTACCTGCACGTCCAGCCCGTTCGGGAACAAGCTAGATCATATTCCCGATCTGGTGCACCCGCCGGTCTGGTGGGGGTGCCTTGCCTATGGATTGTTGCGGGATTCGGCGGATCATGCGTTGATCGTCGGATCGGCGGTGGTGATCGTGGGAAGCTATGTTGTCGGGCGACTTGTCGAAGTCGGGTTCAAGAAAGTCTACGGCTTCAACCAGTACATGTGGCAGCCTTTCGATCAATACCTGCGGTTGATCATCGCCCGTCGGAACACGATCCTTGCGATCATGACGGTTGGTCTGATCCTAGGCCAGCCGGTTGCCGGATTTGTCCTTGCCGCAGTGTGGAGCGTGCTGACCATCGGCATCCAGCCGATCCGCTTTATTCAGGCGTGGGGGATGGCGCGGGGCGGGTCTGCGCCGACACCCTGGATTCAATAG